From a region of the Cervus canadensis isolate Bull #8, Minnesota chromosome 33, ASM1932006v1, whole genome shotgun sequence genome:
- the TMEM200A gene encoding transmembrane protein 200A, whose translation MIATGGVITGLAALKRQDSARSQHHVNLSPSPAAQEKKPVRRRPRADVVVVRGKIRLYSPSGFFLILGVLISIVGIAMAVLGYWPQKEHFINAETTLSTNETQVIRNQGGVVVRFFEQHLHSDKMKMLGPFTMGIGIFIFICANAILHENRDKETKIIHMRDIYSTVIDIHTLRIKEQKHMNGIYTGLMGETEVKQNGNSCASRLAANTIASFSGFRSSFRMDSSVEEDELVVNESKSLGHLVPPLLSDSSASVCGLYPPPSKTTDDKTSGPKKCETKSIVSSSISAFTLPVIKLNNCVIDEPSIDNITEDGDNLKSRSRNLSMDSLMVPLPNPSQPFQPVGLMLPRNNSVGESLSSQYKSSVALGPGAGQLLSPGAARRQFGSNTSLHLLSSHSKSLDLERGHSTLTVQAEQRKHPSWPRLDRSNSKGYMKLENKEDPMERLLVPQAAIKKDFTNKEKLLMISRSHNNLSFEHDEFLSNNLKRGTSETRF comes from the coding sequence ATGATAGCAACTGGTGGAGTGATAACTGGCCTGGCCGCCTTGAAAAGGCAAGACTCTGCCAGATCACAGCATCATGTCAACCTTAGCCCGTCGCCTGCTGCCCAGGAGAAGAAACCAGTCAGGCGTCGACCTCGGGCCGATGTTGTGGTTGTTCGAGGCAAAATCCGGCTTTATTCCCCATCTGgttttttcctcattttaggAGTCCTTATCTCCATTGTAGGAATTGCAATGGCAGTCCTTGGATATTGGCctcaaaaagaacattttatcaATGCTGAGACAACATTGTCAACAAACGAAACTCAGGTCATCCGGAACCAAGGCGGTGTGGTGGTTCGCTTCTTTGAGCAACATTTGCATtctgataaaatgaaaatgcttgGCCCTTTCACAATGGGGattggcattttcattttcatctgtgCTAATGCCATTCTTCACGAGAACCGTGACAAAGAAACCAAAATCATACACATGAGGGACATCTATTCCACAGTCATCGACATCCACACTCTGAGAATCAAGGAGCAAAAACACATGAATGGCATCTACACTGGTTTAATGGGAGAAACAGAAGTAAAGCAGAATGGGAACTCCTGTGCTTCGAGACTGGCAGCAAATACCATTGCTTCTTTCTCAGGTTTCAGGAGCAGTTTTCGGATGGACAGCTCTGTCGAGGAGGATGAGCTTGTGGTGAATGAAAGTAAGAGTTTGGGGCATCTTGTGCCACCTTTGCTCTCTGACAGCTCTGCCTCTGTTTGTGGCCTCTATCCACCTCCTTCCAAGACAACTGATGATAAAACCAGTGGCCCTAAGAAATGTGAAACCAAGTCAATTGTGTCATCGTCCATCAGCGCTTTTACATTACCTGTGATCAAACTTAATAACTGTGTGATTGATGAGCCCAGTATAGATAacatcactgaggatggtgataACCTCAAAAGTAGGTCAAGGAATTTGTCAATGGACTCCCTTATGGTCCCTTTGCCCAATCCCAGCCAGCCCTTCCAGCCAGTTGGTCTGATGCTCCCAAGGAATAATTCTGTTGGGGAGTCGTTGTCAAGTCAGTACAAGTCCTCTGTGGCCCTTGGACCTGGAGCTGGACAGCTCTTGTCTCCTGGGGCTGCTAGAAGACAGTTTGGTTCCAACACATCCTTACATTTGCTCTCATCACACTCAAAATCCTTAGACTTAGAGCGGGGTCACTCCACGTTAACCGTTCAGGCAGAACAACGAAAACATCCAAGCTGGCCTCGGTTGGATCGAAGCAACAGCAAAGGATATATGAAACTAGAGAACAAAGAGGACCCAATGGAGAGGCTGCTTGTGCCCCAAGCTGCAATCAAGAAAGACTTTACTAATAAAGAGAAGCTTCTTATGATCTCAAGATCTCACAATAATTTGAGTTTTGAACATGATGAGTTTTTGAGTAACAACTTGAAGCGGGGAACTTCTGAAACAAGGTTTTAA